The region CTGGCATCAACTTGGCTTGAATTGTGACGCAGGTGTCTGTCGTTATCCCGAGGCAAATGCAGCGATCGCCTCACCCCTATCTCAAGATGACCTGTCCCAACTCCTCAGTCTTTTCCGCAATGCCTCGCCTCAGCAGGTTGTAGCGACCTTGTCAACCGAGCAAAAAGAGATGCTGCGTCGCGCAGTGGTAAATTCAGGGAGATAGAAGGATGGGAGGCGGAAGTCAGAAGTCAGCAGTTGGCAAGCGAAAAGTCAAAGCCGATACTCAGGGATTCCTCATCTTCCCCACCTCCCTACTTCATCTCTCCCTATCCCCTGTTCCCCATCACCAATTCCCCATTCCCTACTTATCCGTCAATGTCCAGGAGCCATCCCAATCATCGCTGGGAGGATTTTGCAGCCAGTGCTGGCATCGTTGCAGGTGAAGACTGGCGGCTTTATTGTCTTTATCGATGCTAAGTACCTGACCAAATTCTGCCATTGCCATTGGAAAGTTGCGATCAAGGTAGTACTGACGAGCTTTGTGGTAGTGGTCAATAATATGCTTCTGTTCGTCTGAAATGGGATCTTCGCGCAGTCCTACCAACTCGTAAACTTTGACGGGTTGATCTTTGCCTTTGACTTTGATGTAATCCAGTTCCCGCGCCCAAATCTTATCAGCACAGGGAATGTAGGTGTTTTCGCTAATAATGATGTCTGTGCCATACTGCTTGCTGGCTCCTTCTAATCGAGAACCCAGATTCACACCATCACCGATCGCTGTGAACTCCATCCGCTTACTGGAGCCAATGTTGCCGCTAATCACTTCATCCGAGTTGATCCCAATGCCAATCCGAATGGGTTTGTATTTGTTGGGGTCTTCTGCTACCCAGGCTTTATTAAACTCTGCCAAGCGATGACGCATCTCGATCGCGGTTTGCACTGCCATCCACTCATGATTATCCAGGGGGAGGGGAGAGCCAAATACTGCCATGATGGCATCCCCAATATACTTGTCCAGAGTCCCTTTGTGACGGAATACCGCTTCCACCATCGGCTCAAAGTAGCGGTTCAACATTTCTACCACTTCTTCCGCAGTCAAGGTTTCGGTAATGGTAGTGTAGCTGCGAATATCTGAGAATAGAACCGACGCTGGAATGCGTTTTCCTCCTAGTTTGGCTTCCCCGCTCTTGATAAGCTGTTCTGCCAGGTCTTCTGACATATAGCGACTCATGGTGGTTTTCAAGCGTTTTTCGTCGCTGATGTCATCCATGACTACCAGTGCGCCCGATACGGTCGTGCTGTCATTGGCATCCACAATCGTGATAATGGAGAGGTTAACGCTGTGTTGCTCGGTGCCTTTGACAGGGTACAGCGTCAGATCTTCGTACTCCTGTTCCCGGTCTTCTTTTTGATCAGGATTAAGCGCTTTTTGCAAACATTCGGTGAAGCCTTTAAAGTCCTTCTTCTCAACTTTGACCAGTTCAATAACCGGAATTCCCTGTAACGGCTCTTGTTCTTCAAACCCTAGCAGTTCTTTAGCGCTTTCGTTGGCAGCGATGATATGACCATTCTTGTCGGTGGAAATTACGCCATTGGTGAGCGATCGCAGAATGTCGCGTTGCAGTTGCTCTTGCTGACGGACTGTTTCAAACAATTTGGCATTCTGGAGAGCGACCCCAGCTTGAATATTGAATGCCTGCATAAATTCTTGATCGCTGCGGTTAAAGCTTGCCCGCCAAACTTCGGGAGCTTCCGGGTAGTTTGCTGGGTCATAGGGGGGATAATCTCCCTGCCGCTTTTTGTTAACCAGTTGCGTTACGGCAATTAATTCACCATCTGCATTAAACACTGGCATACAGAGCATGCTGCAGGTTCGGTAGCCAGTTTTTTGATCTGTATCTTTAGAGGTCTGAGAATTTGGGTCATCGTATAAATCAAATGGAATCAGCAGCGGCTCGCCTGTGGTTGCGACTTGTCCAGCAAAACCTGCCCCCATTGGAATGCGGATTTCTTGTAACACCCCTCCGATGGGAATCTTTGTCCACAACTGGTCGCGATCGCGATCTAATAACCACAGCGTACTGCGATCTGCCTGCATTAATTCTTTCGCTTCATCCATTACCCGCTTTAGGGTTTCTTCCAAATCGAGACTGCTCTGGCTCAACGACTTGGTTGCCTTCATGAGTGCTGAGGCTGCCCGTTGTTGCTGCGTGGCTTTGTAAAACGACCGAGAGGATTCAATAATTAGCCGGATGGAGGGTGCGAATTCCTCAAATACCTGTTCATCTTCGACAGTAAATCCTGCCAGATCAATTTTTTCATCGAGGGGGGTGGCTGGATCTTGATTCAGCTTCAACTTGTTGATCAACTGCACAACAGCAACTAAATTACCGTCGTCATTGAGCAACGGCATCGCCAGCATGGTGTAAGTGCGATAATTATTTTTCTTATCAAAGTTTTTAGCAGCGGCTGAACGCGGGTCGTCGTAAAAATCGTAGGGAATGTTGACCACTTGCCGTTTGGTGGCGACTTCTCCAGCAATCCCAGCGTTCATTGGAATGCGTAGTTCCAGATTGTTACCTTTTTCATCTTTCGCAACGATTGACCAAAGCTCATGTTTGTCTTCGTCGAGTAAAAAGATGGTGGAGCGATCAGCGTTTAGAAGTTCGCCAGTTTTCAAGGTGATGGATCGAAGCATTTCATCCAAGATAGCATCGAACCCCTGGGCATCCATCAGGTTATCCAGCATGGACAGGGTTTGGTTCACAACCTTCAGTTTTTGCTCAACATCGGTCACTACCTCTTTGAAGGTGTCTTTTTTGAGCGGTGCCAAAAAGGATGAAAAGCTACCTTTTGTTGTCACCAGAGCGCTTCCGGCTGAGGGGGCATCTGCTGCAACAGGGATAGCTCGCACGGCGGGTTTAACAGTTTTAGCATCAACAACTTCAGCTTGAACCTCTGCGACCTCAATGGGTGAAACGTCAATGACAACGTCTCTTTGATTTCGATCGGGTAGATGCTGCGATGAGGTAGTCATAGGGTAAAGCTAAAAGTTAGGTTAACAGTGAACTTAAAGATGTGGTTTTAAGGCAGAAAGACCCAGGTGTAATCAGGCGCAATTGGTGCAACTTACTTGGAACGGCAATTCTTGGCTGCGCGTTAGGATGATTCTGGCACTCCGGGCTGAAAGATGTGTACTGATTCTTACCATTATTAAGGTGGATTTGGCTCTCACTTGTCAGCATTCCCAAATACCCTTCCCTACCAACTAACCGTCGTCTGCAATGCGTGGTAGTTCCCTATGCCTCATCCTGACAGAAACTAGTGC is a window of Leptolyngbyaceae cyanobacterium JSC-12 DNA encoding:
- a CDS encoding PAS domain S-box (IMG reference gene:2510097864~PFAM: Adenylate and Guanylate cyclase catalytic domain; GAF domain; PAS fold~TIGRFAM: PAS domain S-box); translation: MTTSSQHLPDRNQRDVVIDVSPIEVAEVQAEVVDAKTVKPAVRAIPVAADAPSAGSALVTTKGSFSSFLAPLKKDTFKEVVTDVEQKLKVVNQTLSMLDNLMDAQGFDAILDEMLRSITLKTGELLNADRSTIFLLDEDKHELWSIVAKDEKGNNLELRIPMNAGIAGEVATKRQVVNIPYDFYDDPRSAAAKNFDKKNNYRTYTMLAMPLLNDDGNLVAVVQLINKLKLNQDPATPLDEKIDLAGFTVEDEQVFEEFAPSIRLIIESSRSFYKATQQQRAASALMKATKSLSQSSLDLEETLKRVMDEAKELMQADRSTLWLLDRDRDQLWTKIPIGGVLQEIRIPMGAGFAGQVATTGEPLLIPFDLYDDPNSQTSKDTDQKTGYRTCSMLCMPVFNADGELIAVTQLVNKKRQGDYPPYDPANYPEAPEVWRASFNRSDQEFMQAFNIQAGVALQNAKLFETVRQQEQLQRDILRSLTNGVISTDKNGHIIAANESAKELLGFEEQEPLQGIPVIELVKVEKKDFKGFTECLQKALNPDQKEDREQEYEDLTLYPVKGTEQHSVNLSIITIVDANDSTTVSGALVVMDDISDEKRLKTTMSRYMSEDLAEQLIKSGEAKLGGKRIPASVLFSDIRSYTTITETLTAEEVVEMLNRYFEPMVEAVFRHKGTLDKYIGDAIMAVFGSPLPLDNHEWMAVQTAIEMRHRLAEFNKAWVAEDPNKYKPIRIGIGINSDEVISGNIGSSKRMEFTAIGDGVNLGSRLEGASKQYGTDIIISENTYIPCADKIWARELDYIKVKGKDQPVKVYELVGLREDPISDEQKHIIDHYHKARQYYLDRNFPMAMAEFGQVLSIDKDNKAASLHLQRCQHWLQNPPSDDWDGSWTLTDK